A stretch of the Rosa rugosa chromosome 5, drRosRugo1.1, whole genome shotgun sequence genome encodes the following:
- the LOC133709432 gene encoding equilibrative nucleotide transporter 1 produces the protein MGFAAKTPEENSESSLLLPTTTTTPTPDGAAAPNRVPNDPFHLTYIIYFTLGLGYLLPWNAFITAVDYFTYLYPDASVDRIFSVAYMLVGLVVLLIIVFYAQKSDAYVRINVGLALFVVSLLIVPVLDLVYIQGRVGLYSGFYVTVAAVALSGLADALVQGSLIGAAGELPEKYMQAIVAGTAGSGVLVSFLRILTKAVYPQTGEGLRKSANLYFAVGIVVMVICIVFYNVAPRIPVMKYYAELKIQTINEEKELKGPLTGSVLRSTLWGVVGSVKWYGIGVLLIYIVTLAIFPGYITEDVHSDLLKDWYAVILITGYNVFDLVGKTLTSVYLLENSKVAIGGTVARLLFFPLFYGCLHGPAFFRTEIPVTILTCLLGLTNGYLTSVLMILAPKVVQLQHAETAGIVIVLFLVVGLAAGSLVSWFWVI, from the exons ATGGGTTTCGCCGCCAAAACCCCCGAAGAAAACTCCGAATCGAGTCTCCTcctccccaccaccaccaccacccccaccCCCGACGGCGCCGCCGCACCCAATAGAGTCCCAAACGACCCTTTCCATCTGACCTACATCATCTACTTCACTCTGGGCCTCGGCTACCTCCTCCCATGGAACGCTTTCATCACAGCCGTTGATTACTTCACCTACCTCTACCCCGACGCCAGCGTCGACCGTATATTCTCCGTCGCGTACATGCTCGTCGGCCTCGTCGTCCTTCTGATCATCGTCTTCTACGCCCAGAAGTCCGACGCCTACGTCCGGATCAACGTCGGCCTCGCCCTGTTTGTGGTGTCGCTGCTCATCGTGCCGGTGCTGGACTTGGTCTACATCCAGGGCCGGGTCGGGTTGTACTCCGGGTTTTACGTCACGGTTGCCGCGGTTGCGCTTTCGGGTCTGGCTGATGCTCTGGTCCAAGGCTCGCTGATCGGCGCGGCGGGTGAGTTGCCTGAGAAGTATATGCAGGCCATTGTGGCTGGCACTGCTGGTTCAG GAGTGCTTGTTTCGTTTTTGAGAATCCTAACCAAGGCTGTATATCCGCAAACCGGTGAGGGACTGAGGAAAAGTGCAAATCTCTACTTTGCTGTGGGGATAGTAGTTATGGTCATATGCATTGTTTTCTACAATGTGGCACCGAGGATTCCGGTTATGAAGTACTATGCAGAGTTGAAGATTCAGACTATAAATGAGGAGAAAGAATTGAAAGGTCCTCTGACGGGGTCTGTGTTGAGATCGACTCTGTGGGGTGTAGTTGGGAGTGTCAAGTGGTATGGTATTGGCGTTCTGCTTATCTACATTGTGACTTTGGCAATATTTCCAGGGTATATTACCGAAGATGTGCACtctgatcttctcaaggatTGGTACGCGGTCATCCTTATTACTGGTTACAATGTGTTTGATCTGGTTGGCAAGACTCTGACTTCAGTATATCTCCTTGAAAATTCCAAGGTTGCAATTGGCGGCACAGTGGCCAGATTGCTATTCTTTCCTCTGTTCTATGGGTGCTTGCACGGCCCGGCATTCTTCAGAACAGAGATTCCAGTGACAATACTGACTTGCCTTTTGGGCCTTACTAATGGCTACTTGACGAGTGTGTTGATGATTTTGGCTCCCAAAGTTGTCCAATTACAACATGCCGAGACTGCAGGGATTGTGATTGTCTTGTTCTTGGTTGTGGGTTTGGCTGCCGGTTCACTTGTATCTTGGTTTTGGGTCATCTGA
- the LOC133709430 gene encoding RNA-binding motif protein 25 isoform X1 produces the protein MADDPPTPATQDPNPQSKQPDPPPASTPPPPQPQPQPSSTPIQLNPNPNPNNPPLVSLPPPPPQPSVSYAPQPLSTAFAVPPAAPSFRPVPQFSPLPNYQTPGVPPPGVSSGAPLPVPQHMMHYQMQQPMRPYAPMPNGYSAPPQGTIPPPGLIRYPSPYPTMLRPGFPSRPLGGIGLLPSVQRAPMLGIPGVRPVMPPVVRPAVPSVTPAEKPQTTVYVGKIAPTVNNDFMLYLLQLCGPVKSWKRAQDPTDGTPRGFGFCDFESAEGVLRALRLLSKFNIDGQELVLNVNQATREYLERFVEKKTENSKKLKDTQAEGDEKEGESNVDKTAVPNSVVDSKAEDSNTGNKESNTTNFGIVTDEDKEADRVAMEKLTSLIEERLKTNPLPPPPPLAPGDRTGNSISELPAKSRDGDLDVDITRNDASEEKNDEETTSDNKAESEQDRPETSSPERSRKPDKSRERDRERDVKQEKEREIERYERETERERIRKEREQRRRIEDAERKFEECLKDWEYREREKQKQRQYEKEREKERERKRKKDIINEEDDEEEDSRKRWRRNAWEEKRKRRQREKEDDLADRLREEEEIAEANRRADQEKQLQQLRDALKASSDHLVDGRETADLAEESCVESKDMAIKQDNETGSGPENHIGDGTLQNGNTGDESANTSEPQQSGSAPAKKLGFGLVGSGKRTSVPSVFNEEDDDAHKDKKMRPLVPIDYSTEELQAVEPVASGQAPPNLAAAAEFAKRISNVGSKEEKHDAEKERNRRANDRSSQRDRDRNDDDTNRTRDENKEKTVDRDTDREHGRDKPRTTDNKKLLDAKQLIDMIPRTKEELFSYEINWAIYEKHALHERMKPWISKKITEFLGEEETTLVDYIVSSTQEHVGAERMLQLLQSILDEEAEMFVLKMWRMLIFEIKKVETGLPSKTRS, from the exons ATGGCCGACGATCCTCCTACTCCGGCGACGCAAGACCCGAATCCCCAATCCAAACAACCCGATCCCCCACCCGCTtctacaccaccaccaccgcaaCCGCAACCGCAACCATCATCCACCCCAATCCAATTAAACCCCAACCCCAATCCAAACAATCCGCCTCTAGTTTCtctgccgccgccgccgccgcagcCGTCGGTCTCTTACGCCCCGCAACCGCTCTCCACCGCCTTCGCCGTTCCTCCGGCCGCGCCATCTTTCCGGCCGGTTCCTCAGTTCTCTCCATTACCGAATTATCAAACTCCCGGCGTCCCTCCGCCGGGTGTCAGCTCCGGGGCTCCGTTGCCGGTGCCGCAACATATGATGCATTATCAGATGCAACAGCCGATGAGACCCTACGCGCCAATGCCGAATGGCTACTCAGCTCCGCCGCAGGGCACCATTCCTCCGCCTG GACTTATTCGTTATCCCTCTCCATATCCTACAATGCTTCGACCTGGTTTTCCCTCACGGCCACTGGGAGGAATTGGTTTGCTTCCATCTGTACAGCGCGCTCCTATGCTGGGTATTCCTGGGGTTCGCCCCGTTATGCCTCCTGTTGTTAGGCCAGCTGTTCCTAGTGTTACTCCAGCTGAGAAACCACAAACAACCGTCTATGTTGGCAAGATAGCCCCAACAGTAAACAATGATTTTATGTTATATCTCCTTCAG TTATGTGGACCTGTCAAGAGTTGGAAGCGTGCTCAAGATCCCACAGATGGGACTCCTAGAGGCTTTGGATTTTGTGATTTTGAATCAGCTGAAGGGGTTCTTCGTGCATTACGCCTTCTGAGTAAATTCAACATCGATGGGCAGGAGCTGGTG TTAAATGTAAATCAAGCAACAAGAGAGTATCTAGAGCGGTTTGTTGaaaagaaaactgaaaattcAAAGAAGCTGAAAGACACTCAAGCTGAGGGAGATGAGAAAGAGGGTGAGAGTAACGTTGATAAGACTGCAGTTCCAAATTCTGTTGTGGATTCAAAGGCGGAGGATAGTAATACAGGGAACAAAGAAAGCAACACTACGAACTTTGGGATTGTGACCGATGAAGACAAGGAAGCTGACAGGGTGGCCATGGAGAAGCTTACAAGCTTGATAGAGGAGAGATTAAAAACAAATCCTCTGCCTCCACCGCCTCCACTTGCTCCTGGTGATCGTACTGGGAATTCAATCTCAGAGCTTCCAGCTAAGTCAAGGGATGGAGACCTTGATGTGGATATAACAAGAAATG atgcttctgaagaaaaaaatgaTGAAGAGACAACTAGTGACAACAAAGCTGAAAGTGAGCAGGATAGGCCTGAAACAAGCTCACCTGAGAGGAGTAGAAAGCCTGATAAAAGTAGAGAAAGAGACAGAGAGCGAGATGTGAAACAGGAAAAGGAGCGTGAGATTGAAAGATATGAAAGAGAAACAGAGCGAGAACGGATAAGGAAGGAGAGAGAGCAGAGGAGGAGAATTGAGGACGCAGAACGCAAGTTTGAAGAATGTCTCAAAGATTGGGAGTATAGGGAAAGGGAGAAACAGAAACAGCGGCAATATGAAAAGGAGAGGGAGAAAGAACGGGAACGCAAACGGAAGAAAGATATAAttaatgaagaagatgatgaggaagaagattctAGAAAAAGGTGGCGCAGGAATGCGTGggaggagaagaggaagaggagacaGAGGGAGAAGGAAGATGACTTGGCTGACAGattaagagaagaggaagaaattgCTGAGGCCAACAGGAGGGCTGATCAGGAAAAGCAGCTACAGCAACTGAGAGATGCACTGAAGGCTTCATCTGACCATTTAGTGGATGGAAGAGAAACGGCAGATTTGGCTGAAGAATCCTGTGTGGAATCGAAAGATATGGCCATTAAACAGGACAATGAGACTGGTTCTGGTCCTGAGAACCATATAG GTGATGGGACTCTACAAAATGGTAACACTGGGGATGAATCAGCCAATACATCAGAACCCCAGCAGAGTGGGAGTGCCCCAGCCAAAAagttgggttttggtttagTTGGCTCTGGGAAACGTACTTCTGTTCCTTCTGTTTTCAAcgaggaagatgatgatgcaCACAAGGACAAAAAGATGAGGCCCCTGGTCCCTATTGACTATTCAACTGAAGAACTACAGGCTGTCGAACCGGTTGCTTCTGGGCAAGCGCCACCAAATTTGGCTGCAGCTGCAGAATTTGCAAAGCGAATATCAAATGTTGGTTCTAAAGAAGAGAAGCACGATGCAGAGAAGGAGAGAAATAGACGTGCCAATGATAGGTCGAGTCAACGGGACAGGGATAGGAATGATGATGACACTAACCGCACTAGAGATGAGAACAAGGAGAAGACTGTTGACCGTGATACAGACCGGGAACATGGGCGGGATAAACCAAGGACAACAGATAATAAGAAGCTTTTGGACGCAAAACAACTGATTGATATGATTCCAAGGACCAAAGAGGAGTTATTCTCATATGAAATAAATTGGGCTATTTATGAAAAG CATGCACTTCATGAGAGAATGAAACCATGGATTTCAAAGAAGATTACAGAGTTTCTTGGAGAGGAAGAAACCACACTGGTAGATTATATTGTATCTAGTACTCAAGAACATGTGGGAGCAGAACGCATGCTACAGCTGCTTCAATCCATTTTAGACGAGGAAGCTGAAATGTTTGTTCTCAAGATGTGGAGGATGCTCATCTTTGAAATTAAGAAGGTAGAGACAGGCTTACCTTCAAAAACAAGATCATGA
- the LOC133709430 gene encoding RNA-binding motif protein 25 isoform X2 has protein sequence MLRPGFPSRPLGGIGLLPSVQRAPMLGIPGVRPVMPPVVRPAVPSVTPAEKPQTTVYVGKIAPTVNNDFMLYLLQLCGPVKSWKRAQDPTDGTPRGFGFCDFESAEGVLRALRLLSKFNIDGQELVLNVNQATREYLERFVEKKTENSKKLKDTQAEGDEKEGESNVDKTAVPNSVVDSKAEDSNTGNKESNTTNFGIVTDEDKEADRVAMEKLTSLIEERLKTNPLPPPPPLAPGDRTGNSISELPAKSRDGDLDVDITRNDASEEKNDEETTSDNKAESEQDRPETSSPERSRKPDKSRERDRERDVKQEKEREIERYERETERERIRKEREQRRRIEDAERKFEECLKDWEYREREKQKQRQYEKEREKERERKRKKDIINEEDDEEEDSRKRWRRNAWEEKRKRRQREKEDDLADRLREEEEIAEANRRADQEKQLQQLRDALKASSDHLVDGRETADLAEESCVESKDMAIKQDNETGSGPENHIGDGTLQNGNTGDESANTSEPQQSGSAPAKKLGFGLVGSGKRTSVPSVFNEEDDDAHKDKKMRPLVPIDYSTEELQAVEPVASGQAPPNLAAAAEFAKRISNVGSKEEKHDAEKERNRRANDRSSQRDRDRNDDDTNRTRDENKEKTVDRDTDREHGRDKPRTTDNKKLLDAKQLIDMIPRTKEELFSYEINWAIYEKHALHERMKPWISKKITEFLGEEETTLVDYIVSSTQEHVGAERMLQLLQSILDEEAEMFVLKMWRMLIFEIKKVETGLPSKTRS, from the exons ATGCTTCGACCTGGTTTTCCCTCACGGCCACTGGGAGGAATTGGTTTGCTTCCATCTGTACAGCGCGCTCCTATGCTGGGTATTCCTGGGGTTCGCCCCGTTATGCCTCCTGTTGTTAGGCCAGCTGTTCCTAGTGTTACTCCAGCTGAGAAACCACAAACAACCGTCTATGTTGGCAAGATAGCCCCAACAGTAAACAATGATTTTATGTTATATCTCCTTCAG TTATGTGGACCTGTCAAGAGTTGGAAGCGTGCTCAAGATCCCACAGATGGGACTCCTAGAGGCTTTGGATTTTGTGATTTTGAATCAGCTGAAGGGGTTCTTCGTGCATTACGCCTTCTGAGTAAATTCAACATCGATGGGCAGGAGCTGGTG TTAAATGTAAATCAAGCAACAAGAGAGTATCTAGAGCGGTTTGTTGaaaagaaaactgaaaattcAAAGAAGCTGAAAGACACTCAAGCTGAGGGAGATGAGAAAGAGGGTGAGAGTAACGTTGATAAGACTGCAGTTCCAAATTCTGTTGTGGATTCAAAGGCGGAGGATAGTAATACAGGGAACAAAGAAAGCAACACTACGAACTTTGGGATTGTGACCGATGAAGACAAGGAAGCTGACAGGGTGGCCATGGAGAAGCTTACAAGCTTGATAGAGGAGAGATTAAAAACAAATCCTCTGCCTCCACCGCCTCCACTTGCTCCTGGTGATCGTACTGGGAATTCAATCTCAGAGCTTCCAGCTAAGTCAAGGGATGGAGACCTTGATGTGGATATAACAAGAAATG atgcttctgaagaaaaaaatgaTGAAGAGACAACTAGTGACAACAAAGCTGAAAGTGAGCAGGATAGGCCTGAAACAAGCTCACCTGAGAGGAGTAGAAAGCCTGATAAAAGTAGAGAAAGAGACAGAGAGCGAGATGTGAAACAGGAAAAGGAGCGTGAGATTGAAAGATATGAAAGAGAAACAGAGCGAGAACGGATAAGGAAGGAGAGAGAGCAGAGGAGGAGAATTGAGGACGCAGAACGCAAGTTTGAAGAATGTCTCAAAGATTGGGAGTATAGGGAAAGGGAGAAACAGAAACAGCGGCAATATGAAAAGGAGAGGGAGAAAGAACGGGAACGCAAACGGAAGAAAGATATAAttaatgaagaagatgatgaggaagaagattctAGAAAAAGGTGGCGCAGGAATGCGTGggaggagaagaggaagaggagacaGAGGGAGAAGGAAGATGACTTGGCTGACAGattaagagaagaggaagaaattgCTGAGGCCAACAGGAGGGCTGATCAGGAAAAGCAGCTACAGCAACTGAGAGATGCACTGAAGGCTTCATCTGACCATTTAGTGGATGGAAGAGAAACGGCAGATTTGGCTGAAGAATCCTGTGTGGAATCGAAAGATATGGCCATTAAACAGGACAATGAGACTGGTTCTGGTCCTGAGAACCATATAG GTGATGGGACTCTACAAAATGGTAACACTGGGGATGAATCAGCCAATACATCAGAACCCCAGCAGAGTGGGAGTGCCCCAGCCAAAAagttgggttttggtttagTTGGCTCTGGGAAACGTACTTCTGTTCCTTCTGTTTTCAAcgaggaagatgatgatgcaCACAAGGACAAAAAGATGAGGCCCCTGGTCCCTATTGACTATTCAACTGAAGAACTACAGGCTGTCGAACCGGTTGCTTCTGGGCAAGCGCCACCAAATTTGGCTGCAGCTGCAGAATTTGCAAAGCGAATATCAAATGTTGGTTCTAAAGAAGAGAAGCACGATGCAGAGAAGGAGAGAAATAGACGTGCCAATGATAGGTCGAGTCAACGGGACAGGGATAGGAATGATGATGACACTAACCGCACTAGAGATGAGAACAAGGAGAAGACTGTTGACCGTGATACAGACCGGGAACATGGGCGGGATAAACCAAGGACAACAGATAATAAGAAGCTTTTGGACGCAAAACAACTGATTGATATGATTCCAAGGACCAAAGAGGAGTTATTCTCATATGAAATAAATTGGGCTATTTATGAAAAG CATGCACTTCATGAGAGAATGAAACCATGGATTTCAAAGAAGATTACAGAGTTTCTTGGAGAGGAAGAAACCACACTGGTAGATTATATTGTATCTAGTACTCAAGAACATGTGGGAGCAGAACGCATGCTACAGCTGCTTCAATCCATTTTAGACGAGGAAGCTGAAATGTTTGTTCTCAAGATGTGGAGGATGCTCATCTTTGAAATTAAGAAGGTAGAGACAGGCTTACCTTCAAAAACAAGATCATGA
- the LOC133712367 gene encoding ubiquitin-like-specific protease 1D isoform X2 codes for MEGERAEKKRQLDLDFNKLLEDNDDSDPPEVLRVKKPKPIATTAAADEPPAMSGGDQQRDEELEKMNNNELEGAIKRQVENLKRMGSILPDKGEKLRICLKKLEDEQGRRRLERSERGTSKGEKPTRATSSAGVSNGFRDKEATSPPGELQSSFNKFFSKKLDDNKDCSKGNAFERELSTLGHCNRQKRNNNGEFLQKGAQKGRSSSRHLPSQSPSNFYRDKDRSFLSNGDRKGRASSNNSGRHGEEDFSSSFAKREEPYQLRNRDRNRKSQTILLVDEEEPEFMDTTEQIEEIPESMKDSRIYYPSRDDPHSVEICYTDTKCLDPQSYLTSAIMNFYIRYLHQQASPTDRGICAFHFFNTFFYNKLKDAVSEKGTNKDSLFVKLRRWWKGVDIFQKAYILIPINEDVHWSLVIICIPDKEEESGPFVLHLDSLGLHCSKSIFRIIKSFLKEEWCYLDEEVDISDLTVSDCWKRLPDHIEEKKLVVPQQKNDYDCGLFVLLFMERFIEEAPKRLKKKDLARFGRQWFQPVEASRLRSKIRKLLKEEFQNASKSNCSKESSPLTDASED; via the exons ATGGAAGGAGAGAGAGCCGAGAAGAAGAGGCAGCTTGATCTTGACTTTAACAAACTCTTGGAAGACAATGACGATTCTGACCCGCCGGAGGTCCTGAGAGTGAAGAAGCCCAAACCCATAGCCACCACCGCGGCGGCCGACGAGCCACCGGCGATGAGCGGCGGCGATCAGCAGCGGGATGAGGAGCTTGAGAAGATGAACAATAATGAGCTCGAAGGAGCGATTAAGCGGCAAGTAGAAAATTTGAAGCGGATGGGCTCTATATTGCCGGACAAAGGCGAAAAGCTTCGGATTTGTCTGAAGAAACTGGAGGATGAACAGGGGAGGAGGAGGCTTGAACGTTCCGAGAGG GGCACCAGTAAGGGGGAGAAGCCTACCCGAGCCACAAGCTCTGCAG GTGTTTCTAATGGCTTCAGAGATAAGGAGGCTACATCACCCCCGGGCGAGCTACAGTCTTCATTTAATAAATTCTTTTCTAAAAAGTTGGATGACAAT AAAGATTGTAGCAAGGGCAATGCATTTGAAAGAGAGTTATCAACTTTGGGTCACTGCAACCGCCAGAAAAGGAACAATAATGGAGAATTCTTGCAAAAGGGGGCACAGAAAGGTCGATCTTCATCAAGACATCTCCCTTCTCAAAGCCCTAGCAACTTTTATCGTGATAAAGATAGAAGTTTTCTCTCAAATGGTGATCGTAAAGGCAGAGCTTCTTCCAATAACTCAGGTCGCCACGGTGAGGAAGACTTCTCTAGCAGCTTTGCAAAAAG GGAGGAACCATATCAACTTCGGAATAGGGATAGGAATAGGAAG AGTCAGACCATTTTACTTGTGGATGAGGAGGAACCCGAGTTCATGGACACCACAGAGCAAATAGAAGAAATTCCTGAGAG CATGAAAGACTCTAGAATCTACTATCCATCAAG GGATGATCCACATTCTGTTGAAATTTGTTATACAGACACTAAGTGCCTTGATCCTCAAAGCTACTTGACATCAGCTATTATGAATTTCTACATACG GTATTTACATCAACAAGCATCCCCTACAGACAGGGGAATATGTGCGTTTCATTTCTTCAATACCTTTTTTTACAATAAGCTCAAAGATGCTGTATCAGAAAAG GGGACCAACAAGGATAGCCTTTTTGTCAAGCTTAGAAGGTGGTGGAAGGGTGTTGATATATTTCAGAAGGCTTACATACTTATTCCTATTAATGAAGA CGTTCATTGGAGTCTAGTCATTATCTGTATCCCTGACAAGGAAGAAGAATCAGGACCATTTGTTCTTCATTTAGACTCATTAGGACTCCATTGTAGCAAATCAATTTTTCGAATTATTAAAAG CTTTTTAAAAGAAGAATGGTGCTATCTGGATGAAGAAGTTGATATTTCAGATCTAACAGTTTCAGACTGTTGGAAACGACTTCCTGACCATATTGAGGAGAAAAAACTTGTG GTCCCGCAACAGAAAAATGACTATGATTGTGGTCTCTTTGTACTCTTGTTTATGGAACGCTTTATAGAAGAGGCCCCTAAAAGGCTGAAAAAGAAAGATTTAGCAAGG TTTGGAAGGCAGTGGTTCCAACCTGTAGAGGCTTCTAGGTTGAGAAGTAAAATCCGGAAGTTACTCAAGGAAGAATTTCAAAATGCATCCAAGTCAAACTGCTCTAAAGAATCTTCTCCTCTGACTGATGCTTCTGAAGATTGA
- the LOC133712367 gene encoding ubiquitin-like-specific protease 1D isoform X1 codes for MEGERAEKKRQLDLDFNKLLEDNDDSDPPEVLRVKKPKPIATTAAADEPPAMSGGDQQRDEELEKMNNNELEGAIKRQVENLKRMGSILPDKGEKLRICLKKLEDEQGRRRLERSERGTSKGEKPTRATSSAGVSNGFRDKEATSPPGELQSSFNKFFSKKLDDNQKDCSKGNAFERELSTLGHCNRQKRNNNGEFLQKGAQKGRSSSRHLPSQSPSNFYRDKDRSFLSNGDRKGRASSNNSGRHGEEDFSSSFAKREEPYQLRNRDRNRKSQTILLVDEEEPEFMDTTEQIEEIPESMKDSRIYYPSRDDPHSVEICYTDTKCLDPQSYLTSAIMNFYIRYLHQQASPTDRGICAFHFFNTFFYNKLKDAVSEKGTNKDSLFVKLRRWWKGVDIFQKAYILIPINEDVHWSLVIICIPDKEEESGPFVLHLDSLGLHCSKSIFRIIKSFLKEEWCYLDEEVDISDLTVSDCWKRLPDHIEEKKLVVPQQKNDYDCGLFVLLFMERFIEEAPKRLKKKDLARFGRQWFQPVEASRLRSKIRKLLKEEFQNASKSNCSKESSPLTDASED; via the exons ATGGAAGGAGAGAGAGCCGAGAAGAAGAGGCAGCTTGATCTTGACTTTAACAAACTCTTGGAAGACAATGACGATTCTGACCCGCCGGAGGTCCTGAGAGTGAAGAAGCCCAAACCCATAGCCACCACCGCGGCGGCCGACGAGCCACCGGCGATGAGCGGCGGCGATCAGCAGCGGGATGAGGAGCTTGAGAAGATGAACAATAATGAGCTCGAAGGAGCGATTAAGCGGCAAGTAGAAAATTTGAAGCGGATGGGCTCTATATTGCCGGACAAAGGCGAAAAGCTTCGGATTTGTCTGAAGAAACTGGAGGATGAACAGGGGAGGAGGAGGCTTGAACGTTCCGAGAGG GGCACCAGTAAGGGGGAGAAGCCTACCCGAGCCACAAGCTCTGCAG GTGTTTCTAATGGCTTCAGAGATAAGGAGGCTACATCACCCCCGGGCGAGCTACAGTCTTCATTTAATAAATTCTTTTCTAAAAAGTTGGATGACAAT CAGAAAGATTGTAGCAAGGGCAATGCATTTGAAAGAGAGTTATCAACTTTGGGTCACTGCAACCGCCAGAAAAGGAACAATAATGGAGAATTCTTGCAAAAGGGGGCACAGAAAGGTCGATCTTCATCAAGACATCTCCCTTCTCAAAGCCCTAGCAACTTTTATCGTGATAAAGATAGAAGTTTTCTCTCAAATGGTGATCGTAAAGGCAGAGCTTCTTCCAATAACTCAGGTCGCCACGGTGAGGAAGACTTCTCTAGCAGCTTTGCAAAAAG GGAGGAACCATATCAACTTCGGAATAGGGATAGGAATAGGAAG AGTCAGACCATTTTACTTGTGGATGAGGAGGAACCCGAGTTCATGGACACCACAGAGCAAATAGAAGAAATTCCTGAGAG CATGAAAGACTCTAGAATCTACTATCCATCAAG GGATGATCCACATTCTGTTGAAATTTGTTATACAGACACTAAGTGCCTTGATCCTCAAAGCTACTTGACATCAGCTATTATGAATTTCTACATACG GTATTTACATCAACAAGCATCCCCTACAGACAGGGGAATATGTGCGTTTCATTTCTTCAATACCTTTTTTTACAATAAGCTCAAAGATGCTGTATCAGAAAAG GGGACCAACAAGGATAGCCTTTTTGTCAAGCTTAGAAGGTGGTGGAAGGGTGTTGATATATTTCAGAAGGCTTACATACTTATTCCTATTAATGAAGA CGTTCATTGGAGTCTAGTCATTATCTGTATCCCTGACAAGGAAGAAGAATCAGGACCATTTGTTCTTCATTTAGACTCATTAGGACTCCATTGTAGCAAATCAATTTTTCGAATTATTAAAAG CTTTTTAAAAGAAGAATGGTGCTATCTGGATGAAGAAGTTGATATTTCAGATCTAACAGTTTCAGACTGTTGGAAACGACTTCCTGACCATATTGAGGAGAAAAAACTTGTG GTCCCGCAACAGAAAAATGACTATGATTGTGGTCTCTTTGTACTCTTGTTTATGGAACGCTTTATAGAAGAGGCCCCTAAAAGGCTGAAAAAGAAAGATTTAGCAAGG TTTGGAAGGCAGTGGTTCCAACCTGTAGAGGCTTCTAGGTTGAGAAGTAAAATCCGGAAGTTACTCAAGGAAGAATTTCAAAATGCATCCAAGTCAAACTGCTCTAAAGAATCTTCTCCTCTGACTGATGCTTCTGAAGATTGA
- the LOC133712339 gene encoding serine/threonine-protein kinase STY13-like — MEEEQREEFRPGKNKIDIKSMDDQLQKHLDRVSIIEMKKKKKEQDNYKVRERVGAMEIQEIQEWEIDPEKLVINEPFARGTFASVHRGLYNGQPIAVKVLDWGEEGERTKALERDFQREVSAWYKLEHVNITKCIGATTAITSKLKLQSNNTELSSNSACVITEYLSGGTLKSYLIKYRKRKLPIEDVLQLALDLARGLSYLHSKNIVHRDVKTENLLLDKNRMVKIADFGVARLQASNLSEMTGNTGTLGYMAPEVLESKPYDKKCDVYSFGICLWEICCCQMPYPNHSFSDLTSAVVYKNLRPQIPKSCPSSLAKVMKRCWDAEPSKRPEMDEVVTMLEAIDKSKHPHGCFCFSMLETK; from the exons ATGGAGGAGGAACAAAGAGAAGAGTTTCGTCCGGGGAAGAACAAGATTGACATAAAGAGTATGGACGATCAGCTACAGAAGCATCTTGATAGAGTATCCATCatagagatgaagaagaagaagaaggagcaaGACAATTACAAAGTTAGAGAAAGAGTTGGAGCCATGGAAATACAAGAGATACAAGAGTGGGAAATCGATCCCGAAAAACTGGTTATTAATGAACCCTTTGCGCGTGGCACCTTTGCTTCTGTTCACAGAGGCCTTTACAATGGCCAACCAATTGCAG ttAAAGTGTTGGATTggggagaagaaggagaaagaacaAAAGCCTTGGAAAGAGATTTTCAGCGCGAAGTTTCTGCTTGGTATAAGCTTGAACATGTCAATATTACTAAG TGCATTGGAGCTACAACAGCGATAACttcaaaattaaaattacaaaGTAATAACACGGAGCTAAGTAGTAATTCTGCTTGTGTAATTACCGAGTATCTTTCTGGAGGTACTCTCAAGTCTTACCTCATTAAGTACCGCAAAAGGAAGCTGCCTATCGAGGATGTGTTGCAGCTAGCACTGGATCTTGCGAGAGGATTGAGCTATTTGCACTCGAAGAACATCGTTCACAGAGATGTGAAAACAGAAAATCTGCTTCTTGATAAGAATCGGATGGTAAAGATAGCAGATTTTGGTGTTGCACGTCTTCAGGCTTCGAATTTGAGTGAGATGACAGGCAACACTGGCACCCTTGGATACATGGCCCCTGAG GTATTGGAGTCTAAGCCGTATGACAAGAAATGCGATGTTTATAGCTTTGGAATTTGTTTATGGGAGATTTGCTGCTGCCAAATGCCGTACCCTAACCATTCATTTTCAGATTTAACTTCAGCTGTTGTATATAAA AATTTAAGACCACAAATACCTAAAAGTTGTCCAAGCTCCTTGGCCAAAGTAATGAAAAGATGTTGGGATGCAGAACCCAGCAAAAGGCCAGAAATGGATGAAGTTGTTACCATGTTAGAGGCTATTGACAAATCAAAACATCCCCACGGTTGCTTCTGTTTCTCCATGCTAGAGACTAAATAG